From the Gallaecimonas kandeliae genome, one window contains:
- the glgA gene encoding glycogen synthase GlgA codes for MRILFASSEAYPLVKTGGLADVSGSLPRALQHRGHDVRLLLPAYRQVLAKAPTPRPIATLKLGRHEVALLESRLPGSKVKTWLLHCPALYDRPGDPYHDQHHQPWPDNGERFLTLCQAAALLATDEAGLAWRPEILHCNDWQTGLAPAMLAGRQDRPGCLFTIHNLAYQGLFGFEHFLQTGLPPEYWSYEALEFHGWFSYIKGGIVFADLVNTVSPTYAAEIQTPEFGCGLDGLLRHRRQALCGILNGIDDHWNPGTDPHLARRYNSRDLDAKAQNKAALQQELGLAQAPDLPLLGFIGRLAEQKGLDLLLAALPALLTRPLQLVMLGSGEPHYQQALKAIAREHPQHFRFEQGYDEALAHRIEAGADLFLMPSLFEPCGLNQLYSLRYGTLPLVHRVGGLADTVFEEGPEANGFCFTEATPQALLAALDRALGRYRQAGHWRALQLKAMARDSSWRQSAKHYEALYQAILAGCR; via the coding sequence ATGCGCATCCTCTTCGCCAGCAGCGAGGCCTACCCGCTGGTCAAGACCGGCGGCCTGGCGGACGTCTCCGGCAGCCTGCCGCGGGCCTTGCAGCACAGGGGCCACGACGTCCGGCTGCTGCTGCCCGCCTACCGCCAGGTGCTGGCGAAGGCCCCTACTCCCAGGCCCATAGCGACGCTGAAGCTGGGCCGCCATGAGGTGGCGCTGCTGGAAAGCCGACTGCCTGGCTCCAAGGTCAAGACCTGGCTGCTCCATTGCCCCGCCCTCTATGACAGGCCGGGAGATCCCTACCACGATCAGCACCACCAGCCCTGGCCGGACAACGGCGAGCGCTTCCTGACCCTCTGCCAGGCCGCGGCCCTGCTGGCCACGGACGAGGCGGGCCTCGCTTGGCGCCCCGAGATACTGCACTGCAACGACTGGCAGACCGGCCTGGCCCCGGCCATGCTGGCCGGCCGCCAAGACAGGCCTGGCTGCCTCTTCACCATCCACAACCTGGCCTACCAGGGGCTCTTCGGCTTCGAGCATTTCCTGCAGACAGGGCTGCCCCCTGAATACTGGTCCTATGAGGCCCTGGAGTTCCACGGCTGGTTTTCCTACATCAAGGGCGGCATCGTCTTTGCCGACCTCGTCAACACCGTCAGCCCGACCTATGCCGCCGAGATCCAGACCCCGGAGTTTGGCTGCGGCCTGGACGGCCTCTTGCGCCACCGCCGCCAGGCGCTGTGTGGCATCCTCAACGGCATAGACGACCACTGGAACCCGGGCACAGACCCGCACCTGGCCAGGCGCTACAACAGCCGCGACCTGGACGCCAAGGCCCAGAACAAGGCGGCGCTGCAGCAGGAGCTGGGGCTGGCCCAGGCCCCGGATCTGCCCCTGCTCGGCTTTATCGGCCGGCTGGCCGAGCAAAAGGGGCTGGACCTGCTGCTGGCCGCCCTGCCGGCCCTGCTGACCAGGCCCCTGCAGCTGGTGATGCTGGGCAGCGGCGAGCCCCACTACCAGCAGGCGCTCAAGGCCATCGCCAGGGAACACCCCCAGCACTTCAGGTTCGAACAGGGCTACGACGAGGCCCTGGCCCACCGCATCGAAGCCGGGGCCGACCTCTTCCTGATGCCGTCACTGTTCGAACCCTGCGGCCTCAACCAGCTCTACAGCCTGCGCTACGGCACCCTGCCCCTGGTGCACAGGGTCGGCGGCCTGGCCGACACCGTCTTCGAAGAAGGGCCAGAGGCCAACGGTTTCTGTTTCACCGAGGCCACTCCTCAGGCGCTGCTGGCGGCCTTGGACAGGGCCCTTGGCCGTTACCGGCAAGCCGGCCACTGGCGGGCCCTGCAGCTAAAGGCCATGGCCCGAGACTCCTCCTGGCGGCAAAGCGCCAAGCACTACGAGGCCCTCTACCAGGCGATCCTGGCCGGCTGCCGGTAA